A region from the Phycisphaerales bacterium genome encodes:
- a CDS encoding 6-phosphofructokinase — MSLATTCPTVRRMAILTGGGDCPGLNAVIRAVAKDAMNCGIEVLGVEDGYLGLIENRFKELTPNDVSGIIARGGTILGSNNKANPARFALGKNPDGSILYKDVTSDCLRNLRDRRIQALVVIGGDGTMTSAAWFARQGVAVVGVPKTIDNDIEGTEITFGFQTAVATATDALDRCRTTADSHHRALVVEVMGRNAGWIALHAGVAAASDVILLPEIPFSMTSLYETVLARAKMGKRSSIICVSEGALPEGGKQVVAKIDPTSPDPIRLGGIGKVIADLIEKDTEVESRHVVLGHVQRGGTPVASDRVLSTLLGNHAMTLLREGKVGRMVAVQKGCLTDVDLEEPAGKQRRVPKDEPLLQAAKAVGTSFAD, encoded by the coding sequence ATGAGCCTTGCCACCACGTGCCCGACCGTCCGCCGAATGGCCATCCTCACCGGAGGTGGCGACTGCCCCGGTCTCAACGCCGTCATCCGGGCGGTCGCCAAGGATGCCATGAACTGCGGCATCGAGGTGCTGGGCGTCGAGGACGGCTACCTCGGCCTGATCGAGAACCGCTTCAAGGAACTCACGCCCAACGACGTTTCGGGGATCATCGCCCGCGGCGGCACCATCCTCGGCTCGAATAACAAGGCCAACCCCGCCCGGTTCGCCCTGGGCAAGAACCCCGACGGCTCGATCCTGTACAAGGATGTCACCAGCGATTGCCTGCGCAACCTGCGTGATCGCCGGATCCAGGCGCTCGTCGTCATTGGTGGCGACGGGACCATGACCTCGGCGGCGTGGTTTGCGCGCCAGGGCGTCGCGGTGGTGGGGGTCCCCAAGACGATCGACAACGACATCGAGGGCACCGAAATCACCTTCGGCTTCCAGACGGCCGTCGCGACCGCCACCGATGCGCTCGACCGATGCCGAACGACCGCCGACTCGCACCACCGGGCGCTGGTCGTCGAGGTCATGGGCCGCAACGCCGGGTGGATCGCCCTCCACGCGGGCGTGGCGGCGGCGTCGGACGTGATCCTGCTCCCCGAAATTCCCTTCTCGATGACCTCGCTCTATGAGACCGTGCTCGCGCGGGCGAAGATGGGCAAGCGATCCTCGATCATCTGCGTCTCGGAAGGGGCGCTCCCCGAGGGCGGCAAGCAGGTCGTCGCGAAGATCGATCCGACCTCGCCCGACCCGATCCGCCTGGGCGGCATCGGCAAGGTCATCGCCGACCTCATCGAGAAGGACACCGAGGTCGAGAGCCGGCACGTCGTCCTCGGTCACGTGCAGCGCGGCGGGACTCCCGTGGCGTCGGATCGTGTGCTCTCCACGCTCCTGGGCAATCACGCCATGACGCTTCTCCGCGAGGGAAAAGTCGGACGCATGGTCGCGGTGCAGAAGGGCTGCCTGACGGACGTGGATCTCGAAGAGCCCGCCGGCAAGCAGCGGCGTGTGCCGAAGGACGAGCCGCTGCTCCAGGCGGCAAAGGCCGTGGGCACGTCGTTCGCGGACTGA
- a CDS encoding NINE protein, with protein sequence MQEFKSTGVAFGLWALCLVGFAGIHRFYAGKPISGVIWLLTWGVFGIGSIVDLFLIGGMIERRNKELAAKGRGFVAAL encoded by the coding sequence ATGCAAGAGTTCAAGTCAACAGGTGTGGCGTTCGGCTTGTGGGCGTTGTGCCTGGTCGGGTTCGCCGGGATCCACCGGTTCTACGCGGGCAAGCCGATCAGCGGTGTGATCTGGCTCTTGACCTGGGGCGTCTTCGGGATCGGCTCGATCGTGGACCTGTTCCTGATCGGCGGGATGATCGAGCGGCGGAACAAGGAGCTCGCGGCGAAAGGCCGTGGGTTTGTGGCCGCCTTGTAG
- a CDS encoding integration host factor subunit beta, with the protein MATVTKRDLVERIANRSGQKKPIVRDVVQEFLDQVIAELKKGNRLEFRDFGVFEVRERAARRAQNPKTLERVEVKAKRSVKFKAGRLMRDSVELGAPQSANAQAHAAGATMNHTAGHATSNHQHVEYKPAARSAGITSAR; encoded by the coding sequence ATGGCGACCGTGACCAAACGCGACCTCGTCGAACGAATCGCCAATCGCAGCGGGCAGAAGAAGCCCATCGTGCGCGACGTCGTGCAGGAGTTCCTCGACCAGGTCATCGCTGAACTCAAGAAGGGCAACCGCCTCGAGTTCCGAGACTTCGGCGTCTTCGAGGTCCGCGAGCGCGCCGCCCGTCGTGCCCAGAACCCCAAGACCCTCGAGCGCGTCGAGGTGAAGGCCAAGCGTTCCGTGAAGTTCAAAGCCGGCCGCCTCATGCGTGACAGCGTCGAACTGGGCGCGCCCCAGTCCGCCAATGCCCAGGCCCATGCCGCGGGGGCGACTATGAACCACACCGCCGGACACGCGACCTCGAACCACCAGCACGTCGAGTACAAGCCCGCGGCCCGGAGCGCCGGCATCACCAGCGCGCGGTAA
- the tsaB gene encoding tRNA (adenosine(37)-N6)-threonylcarbamoyltransferase complex dimerization subunit type 1 TsaB yields MSIMLAIETSNPSSATGGGGAGVARDGTSALRGPGIALGRRTSGGLDVFAVHEIDPARPHDDQIMPLIDRAFREHGLRPRDLGSVGVSIGPGGFTSVRIAIVTAKMLAEATGARCLGVPTAMVAARARVRRVGGEAEPSGNFAVALASKRETAWLSVFGPDGTVIEAGVLADAAKVKDVFDRHSVRELLADRFLPESMARTATTGGAIVAPIQLDPVSCLHAMSGDVLAVEPLELLPMYPREAEAVTKWRELHPPPDTSSASAPPGR; encoded by the coding sequence ATGTCGATCATGCTGGCGATCGAGACGTCGAATCCGTCGAGTGCCACCGGGGGCGGTGGGGCGGGTGTGGCGCGCGACGGAACTTCGGCATTGCGAGGCCCGGGCATCGCGCTGGGGCGGCGCACGTCTGGCGGTCTGGACGTTTTCGCGGTGCATGAGATCGATCCGGCCCGGCCCCACGACGACCAGATCATGCCACTGATCGATCGGGCCTTCCGCGAGCATGGGCTTCGGCCCCGGGATCTCGGGAGCGTGGGCGTCTCGATCGGGCCGGGCGGGTTCACGAGCGTGCGGATCGCGATTGTGACGGCGAAGATGCTGGCGGAGGCGACGGGGGCGCGGTGCCTCGGCGTCCCGACGGCGATGGTGGCGGCACGGGCGAGAGTGCGGAGAGTTGGAGGCGAGGCCGAGCCATCCGGGAACTTTGCGGTGGCGTTGGCTTCGAAGCGTGAGACGGCGTGGCTCTCGGTCTTTGGTCCCGATGGGACGGTGATCGAGGCGGGCGTGCTTGCGGACGCCGCAAAGGTGAAGGACGTGTTCGATCGGCACTCGGTCCGGGAACTGCTGGCGGATCGGTTCCTTCCCGAGTCGATGGCTCGCACGGCGACGACTGGCGGGGCGATCGTGGCCCCGATTCAACTGGATCCTGTCTCGTGTCTTCACGCGATGTCGGGCGACGTGTTGGCCGTGGAGCCTTTGGAGTTGCTTCCGATGTATCCGCGGGAGGCGGAGGCGGTGACGAAATGGCGCGAGTTGCATCCGCCGCCTGATACGAGTTCCGCGTCGGCACCTCCAGGCCGATAA
- a CDS encoding response regulator produces MKEGRKSGQATAVGDWATKRIFTTGEAATICKVSQQTIIRCFDAGRLQGFRVPGSKFRRIPRDELIRFMRANDIPTTILESPTGLKRVLVVDDEPKIIEVFRDIFARDNRFIVETAATGYDAGLLTESFRPNLIILDYMLPDINGNVVLQRLKSHPELATTKVLCVSGVVNEDEIQSLLDAGASDFLRKPFRIDELYQKVERLLEMEPRPSQHQHAS; encoded by the coding sequence ATGAAGGAAGGGCGAAAGAGCGGGCAGGCGACAGCGGTAGGCGACTGGGCGACCAAGCGGATCTTCACGACCGGCGAGGCGGCGACGATCTGCAAGGTCTCGCAGCAGACGATTATCCGGTGCTTCGACGCCGGGCGCTTGCAGGGCTTCCGCGTGCCCGGGTCCAAGTTCCGGCGGATCCCGCGGGACGAGTTGATCCGCTTCATGCGGGCCAACGACATCCCCACGACGATCCTCGAGAGCCCCACGGGCCTCAAGCGCGTCCTCGTGGTCGATGACGAGCCCAAGATCATCGAGGTCTTCCGCGACATTTTCGCGCGGGACAACCGGTTCATCGTGGAAACCGCGGCGACGGGATACGACGCGGGTCTCCTGACCGAGTCGTTCCGACCGAACCTCATCATCCTCGACTACATGCTCCCGGACATCAACGGGAATGTCGTGCTGCAGCGTTTGAAGTCGCACCCGGAACTTGCGACGACCAAGGTGCTGTGCGTCTCGGGCGTGGTGAACGAGGACGAGATCCAGTCGCTTTTGGACGCGGGCGCGTCGGACTTCCTGCGCAAGCCGTTCCGCATCGATGAACTGTACCAGAAGGTGGAGCGTTTGCTCGAGATGGAGCCGCGTCCGTCGCAGCACCAGCACGCGAGTTGA
- a CDS encoding HDOD domain-containing protein: protein MSVDPTTAGQSPVANLVTPSQEAARQRQIELVLQGVDSLPTLAPIASRLLALGSANDVDIAEISKIIESDPATSTRILALCRRADKGLGEKVTTVRRAIVMLGLDAVRSAVLSVSVYDLFEREASSLDEPPTGYWGAPASGTRAEAKVDVHAFDREGFWKYSVAVAAAAELIATRRREMKVSPEEAFTAGLLHAMGKPVLELVLPKCYARVVQLAERQGTDSAPIERQIIGLDSFTAGRRIAEHWRLPTYLRDAMWLHSQPLNSLPTTEHKNLVAIVTLARTVVRNLHLGWSGDFGTIPDYAAVSRHVGLATPSGQPALKLDELTPAIHAEMTDRLEALGLSAGGSSEVLLESLAKANAHLGKLNAQLDERQKETRSVARVLEAVGAFNTHALDARSLTETLSHTASSAVSVLGCSAPSMLLQVRDDEAWRLYRFSANGQVLSTSEVQPPPHFRDPSSRVLAGVIDPTQSSAMLPHVFPWLAESLAEPMDAAKLRLVPITRHSPTAVLIVDKDPMAALSVANLGVMTSAWGLAICDIARSDAAIRQGEQLAQLNRDLADAQARLAEAQSYARLGEIAAGAAHEMNNPLTIISGQAQLMLPRVKDSRDRASIVQIAEASEHLGALVRSLHLIASPPKPRIATCDVASVVQEALALAQIRNGNTPVRASVRVGRATDRARLDPKLLALALAELLVNAAEADSRGEIEFSTHVDPLDDALLFRVTDHGPGLSSKAATHAFDPFFSEKAAGRSHGLGLTRAKAIVEAMGGRIVLQSHPERGTIATLAISNWRLAGPKTIAA from the coding sequence GTGAGCGTTGACCCGACGACCGCAGGCCAGTCGCCTGTCGCCAATCTTGTGACGCCCAGCCAGGAGGCGGCCCGGCAGCGCCAGATCGAACTGGTGCTGCAGGGTGTCGACTCGCTCCCGACGCTGGCGCCGATCGCGAGCCGTCTTCTCGCGCTCGGGAGCGCCAACGACGTGGACATCGCGGAGATCTCGAAGATCATCGAGTCTGACCCGGCGACGTCGACGCGGATCCTCGCGCTCTGCCGAAGGGCCGACAAGGGGCTGGGCGAGAAGGTGACGACCGTCCGCCGGGCGATCGTGATGCTTGGTTTGGATGCGGTGCGGTCGGCGGTGCTCTCGGTGTCGGTGTACGACCTCTTTGAGCGTGAGGCGTCGAGCCTGGATGAGCCGCCGACGGGGTACTGGGGTGCGCCGGCGAGCGGCACTCGGGCCGAGGCGAAGGTTGATGTGCACGCGTTTGATCGCGAGGGATTCTGGAAATACTCGGTCGCGGTAGCGGCCGCGGCGGAACTGATCGCGACGCGCCGGCGAGAGATGAAGGTCTCGCCCGAGGAGGCGTTCACGGCGGGCCTTCTGCACGCGATGGGCAAGCCCGTGCTCGAACTGGTGCTCCCCAAGTGCTATGCGCGGGTGGTCCAACTCGCCGAGCGCCAAGGGACGGACTCGGCGCCGATCGAGCGCCAGATCATCGGGCTGGATTCGTTCACCGCCGGACGGCGGATCGCGGAGCACTGGCGCCTGCCGACGTATCTTCGCGACGCGATGTGGCTGCACTCCCAGCCGCTCAACTCTCTGCCGACGACGGAACACAAGAACCTCGTGGCGATCGTGACACTGGCGAGGACCGTGGTGCGGAACCTGCATCTGGGCTGGTCGGGGGACTTTGGGACGATTCCCGATTATGCCGCGGTGTCGAGGCACGTGGGGCTGGCGACGCCGTCGGGCCAGCCGGCGCTCAAACTCGACGAACTCACGCCGGCGATCCACGCCGAGATGACGGATCGCCTCGAGGCGCTTGGGTTGTCGGCAGGCGGGTCGAGTGAGGTGCTCCTGGAGTCATTGGCGAAGGCCAACGCGCACCTGGGCAAGTTGAACGCGCAGTTGGACGAGCGTCAGAAGGAGACGCGTTCGGTGGCGCGTGTGCTCGAGGCCGTCGGCGCGTTCAACACCCACGCGCTCGATGCGCGGTCGCTGACCGAGACGCTATCGCACACGGCGTCGAGCGCGGTGTCGGTGCTGGGGTGCTCGGCTCCGTCAATGCTGCTGCAAGTGCGCGACGACGAGGCGTGGCGGCTCTACCGATTCTCGGCGAACGGGCAGGTGTTGAGCACGAGCGAGGTCCAACCGCCGCCGCATTTTCGAGATCCTTCGTCGCGCGTGCTCGCGGGGGTGATCGATCCGACGCAGAGTTCGGCGATGCTGCCGCACGTCTTTCCGTGGCTGGCGGAGTCGCTCGCCGAGCCGATGGACGCGGCGAAACTCCGACTCGTGCCGATCACGCGTCACTCGCCGACGGCGGTGCTCATTGTGGACAAGGACCCGATGGCGGCACTCTCCGTGGCGAATCTCGGCGTGATGACGAGCGCGTGGGGGCTGGCGATCTGCGACATCGCGCGGAGCGATGCCGCAATCCGCCAGGGGGAACAACTCGCGCAACTGAATCGAGACCTGGCCGATGCTCAGGCGCGACTCGCCGAGGCGCAGTCGTACGCCCGCCTGGGCGAGATCGCGGCGGGAGCGGCGCACGAGATGAACAACCCGCTGACGATCATTTCCGGGCAGGCGCAGTTGATGCTCCCGAGAGTGAAGGATTCGCGTGATCGGGCGTCGATCGTCCAGATCGCCGAGGCTTCGGAGCATCTTGGGGCGCTGGTGCGCAGCCTGCACCTGATCGCCTCGCCGCCGAAGCCTCGGATCGCGACGTGCGACGTGGCGTCGGTGGTGCAGGAGGCGCTCGCGCTGGCGCAGATCCGCAACGGGAACACGCCGGTGCGGGCGTCGGTGCGCGTGGGTCGCGCGACGGATCGGGCGCGTTTGGATCCCAAGTTGCTGGCACTCGCGCTGGCGGAGTTGCTGGTGAACGCCGCCGAGGCCGACTCGCGTGGTGAGATCGAGTTCTCGACGCACGTGGACCCGCTGGATGACGCGCTGCTCTTCCGCGTGACAGATCATGGTCCGGGGTTGTCGAGCAAGGCCGCGACGCACGCGTTCGATCCATTCTTCAGCGAGAAAGCCGCGGGCCGGAGCCATGGCCTGGGCCTGACGCGCGCCAAGGCGATCGTTGAGGCGATGGGCGGGCGGATCGTGCTTCAATCGCATCCAGAGCGCGGCACGATCGCCACGCTTGCGATTTCGAACTGGCGTCTTGCGGGCCCGAAGACCATCGCGGCCTGA
- a CDS encoding carbohydrate porin, whose translation MKIRTFAMGVALSTTAAALAQSADDGTATASFELNELLDTGPSTLPGQERGPRTTTTEPIETPPREWFGSTPWTHWTRVTGDWNGGRTWLEDNGLTISGSYVVDYASVLDGGIETTGSFRQLIDLNAAWNLEKSLGWKGAKAFVDAQFSFTGGGSADAGDFQGISSLSTGTKNIHQISQLWLQQELLDNRLRLKAGKIDATSEFDFISFAGDFLNSAGINTVNALSSLPTYPNPATGVVAFAYPTEQTYLGIGLFDGATLDGFPTGPRGPATFFSDDDSDSLFYIGEAGLSWDTDAGTGRATIGAWHHTADLPEFSGGTSSGNTGFYALIEQQAWRRGQTDELKDKGLFAFAQGGTSDKEVTAAAVSIAAGLVLKGTFDSRFDDNAGLLIAFAGFSDAAGSPFTDDEIAVEVYYKIQLTPAISLTPDLQYIMNPSGVSTVDDAIVAGLRAAITF comes from the coding sequence ATGAAGATTCGGACCTTTGCGATGGGTGTTGCCCTCTCGACCACGGCTGCCGCGCTTGCCCAGTCCGCCGATGATGGCACGGCAACCGCCTCCTTCGAACTCAATGAACTCCTCGATACAGGCCCGAGCACCCTTCCCGGCCAGGAACGCGGTCCGCGCACCACGACGACCGAGCCGATCGAGACGCCCCCACGCGAGTGGTTCGGCTCCACACCCTGGACCCACTGGACACGTGTGACCGGCGACTGGAACGGCGGGCGGACGTGGCTCGAGGACAATGGCCTCACGATTTCCGGCTCATACGTCGTTGATTACGCCAGCGTCCTCGATGGCGGGATCGAGACGACCGGCTCCTTCCGTCAACTCATCGACCTCAATGCCGCATGGAACCTCGAGAAATCCCTCGGCTGGAAGGGCGCCAAAGCGTTCGTCGATGCCCAGTTCTCGTTCACCGGCGGCGGCTCCGCGGACGCCGGCGACTTCCAGGGCATCTCCAGCCTCTCCACCGGGACCAAGAACATCCACCAGATCAGCCAGCTGTGGCTGCAGCAGGAACTCCTCGACAATCGTCTTCGACTCAAGGCCGGCAAGATCGACGCCACCAGCGAGTTCGACTTCATCTCATTCGCGGGCGATTTCCTCAACTCCGCCGGCATCAACACCGTCAATGCGCTCTCGTCCTTGCCGACATATCCAAACCCCGCCACCGGTGTCGTCGCCTTCGCCTATCCGACCGAACAGACCTATCTGGGCATTGGTCTCTTCGACGGCGCCACACTCGACGGCTTCCCCACAGGACCGCGCGGGCCAGCAACATTCTTCAGCGACGACGACTCCGACAGCCTCTTTTACATCGGAGAAGCCGGCCTGAGTTGGGACACAGACGCGGGCACCGGTCGCGCGACCATCGGCGCCTGGCACCACACCGCCGACCTTCCCGAGTTCTCAGGCGGCACATCGAGCGGCAACACCGGGTTCTACGCCCTAATCGAGCAGCAAGCCTGGCGCCGCGGACAGACCGATGAACTCAAGGACAAGGGCCTCTTCGCCTTCGCCCAGGGCGGCACGAGTGACAAGGAGGTCACCGCCGCCGCAGTCAGCATCGCCGCGGGCCTGGTCCTCAAGGGGACTTTCGATTCCCGCTTCGACGACAACGCCGGGCTTCTCATCGCCTTCGCGGGTTTCTCCGATGCGGCCGGCTCGCCCTTCACCGACGACGAGATCGCCGTAGAGGTCTACTACAAGATCCAACTCACGCCGGCGATCAGCCTGACGCCCGACCTCCAGTACATCATGAATCCCTCGGGCGTCTCGACCGTGGACGATGCGATCGTCGCGGGGCTTCGCGCCGCGATCACATTCTGA
- the xdhC gene encoding xanthine dehydrogenase accessory protein XdhC yields MRDDWMVLGLASQAASRGEAFVLVTVTGAKGSTPRDPGARLLWMPGDDGGTWHGTVGGGQFEHLVRADAEECLAKRECFSREYVLGSDADQCCGGVMQVFFEFVGPRERVVIFGAGHVALAIVDLLEAASLEVVVVDDRPEWNSAERFPGAKRALTWDEGVEAVSREPGRTLALVMTCSHDTDFELLRRLVPVSPAFVGLIGSRSKRACLFGRLVASGLDEAAVGRVKCPIGVGDTGKEPKLVAISIAAEILIESRKMSGVRDRGGVGVRRG; encoded by the coding sequence ATGCGCGACGACTGGATGGTTCTCGGACTTGCGTCTCAGGCGGCGTCGCGCGGCGAGGCGTTCGTGCTGGTGACCGTGACGGGCGCGAAGGGGAGCACGCCGAGGGATCCTGGTGCACGGCTGCTGTGGATGCCCGGCGACGATGGCGGAACCTGGCACGGCACGGTGGGCGGGGGGCAGTTCGAGCATCTCGTGCGAGCCGACGCGGAGGAATGCCTCGCGAAACGCGAGTGCTTCTCGCGCGAGTATGTGCTCGGCTCGGACGCGGATCAGTGCTGCGGCGGGGTGATGCAGGTTTTCTTTGAGTTCGTGGGGCCGCGCGAGCGGGTCGTGATCTTCGGCGCGGGGCACGTGGCCCTGGCGATCGTGGATTTGCTCGAGGCCGCGTCGCTTGAGGTCGTGGTGGTGGACGATCGGCCGGAGTGGAACAGTGCCGAGCGGTTCCCAGGAGCGAAGCGAGCGCTGACGTGGGACGAGGGCGTGGAGGCGGTGTCGCGCGAGCCGGGGCGAACGCTCGCGCTGGTGATGACCTGCTCGCACGACACGGACTTTGAACTCTTGCGACGGCTCGTGCCCGTGTCGCCCGCGTTTGTGGGATTGATCGGGAGCAGGAGCAAACGGGCGTGCCTCTTTGGACGGCTCGTCGCGAGCGGGTTGGACGAGGCGGCGGTGGGTCGGGTGAAATGCCCTATCGGCGTCGGGGACACGGGGAAAGAGCCGAAACTTGTGGCGATCTCGATCGCGGCGGAGATCCTGATCGAATCGCGGAAGATGTCTGGTGTTCGTGATCGCGGGGGAGTTGGAGTGCGTCGTGGATGA
- a CDS encoding NTP transferase domain-containing protein, with amino-acid sequence MDEVVVAVLASGRGTRMGGPKILMRVGGQVWWRVQRRRLAGLGDRVRLIWIVSGIVEEALSGEADAPGPRVLGDDSAPMFESVRLAAKSVHESGESVGMFVLPVDVPVPSSGVFETLEETSRESGRSVPTRPQFENKTGHPVFLPAEWIAKIARMDEHEVRSRATTESMRLDRLIEGEVMSVEVEDAGVLVNLNTPEDVAAWVASATD; translated from the coding sequence GTGGATGAAGTTGTGGTTGCGGTGCTGGCGTCGGGGCGAGGCACGCGGATGGGCGGGCCGAAGATCCTGATGCGTGTCGGCGGGCAGGTGTGGTGGCGTGTGCAGCGTCGACGATTGGCGGGTCTGGGCGATCGTGTGCGATTGATTTGGATCGTGTCGGGGATTGTTGAAGAGGCCTTGAGTGGGGAGGCGGACGCGCCGGGGCCTCGAGTGCTGGGCGACGACTCCGCGCCGATGTTCGAGAGCGTGCGGCTCGCGGCCAAGAGCGTCCATGAATCCGGCGAGTCCGTCGGGATGTTCGTGCTGCCCGTGGATGTTCCGGTCCCTTCATCCGGCGTTTTCGAGACGCTCGAAGAAACGTCGCGGGAGTCGGGGCGATCGGTGCCGACGAGGCCACAGTTTGAGAACAAGACGGGGCACCCGGTCTTCCTTCCAGCAGAGTGGATCGCGAAGATCGCACGAATGGACGAGCACGAGGTTCGCTCGCGCGCCACGACTGAGTCTATGCGGCTGGATCGGCTGATTGAGGGAGAGGTGATGTCGGTCGAGGTCGAGGATGCGGGCGTGCTGGTGAATCTCAACACACCCGAAGATGTTGCGGCGTGGGTGGCGAGCGCGACTGATTGA
- a CDS encoding YifB family Mg chelatase-like AAA ATPase translates to MVARVQSYLMQGIDAEPCEVEVDLDDEGLDKQLVVGLPDAAVKESLERVRTALFNSGFGAVRGKLLVNLAPADVRKQGPDYDLPIALGLLAAQGVIRPVRDDGGLDLRQFVICGELALDGRVRPVAGVIAMAALAKAKGAKGVIVPSANATEAAMVPGLEVHGISTLAEGVGIVNGLIDPSPIGALDVAGLLDTAPALVDFADVRGQEGVKRAMVVAAAGGHNILMLGPAGTGKTMMAKALPGILPPLTVEEALEVTRIYSAAGLLPEGQGLVTRRPVRSPHHTASSPAIVGGGMIPRPGEISLAHHGILFLDELPEFPRIVLETLRQPLEDHVVTIARAHGAVKFPASFMLVAAMNPTPKGDVAPGEVGRRAMEQYLSRLSGPLLDRIDIHVEAPAVPWKKLAESPRGTSTQTMRAQVLAARERQHARQGNTPNARLTGNQLDVHARMNDDAKTLLGQAMNELGLSARAYDKIRRVSRTIADLEGAEGVLLPHVAEAVQYRLLDRRV, encoded by the coding sequence ATGGTGGCCCGCGTCCAATCCTATTTGATGCAAGGGATCGACGCCGAGCCGTGCGAGGTCGAGGTCGATCTCGACGACGAGGGTCTGGACAAGCAACTCGTCGTCGGCCTCCCCGACGCGGCCGTCAAGGAATCCCTCGAACGGGTGCGAACGGCCCTTTTCAACAGCGGTTTCGGGGCTGTGCGTGGCAAACTCCTGGTCAATCTCGCCCCCGCCGACGTCCGCAAGCAAGGCCCCGACTATGACCTCCCCATCGCGTTGGGACTCCTCGCCGCCCAGGGCGTCATTCGCCCCGTTCGCGACGACGGCGGCCTGGATCTCCGCCAGTTCGTGATCTGTGGCGAACTCGCCCTCGATGGCCGCGTCCGTCCCGTCGCCGGCGTGATCGCGATGGCCGCCCTCGCCAAGGCCAAGGGCGCCAAGGGCGTCATCGTCCCAAGCGCCAACGCGACCGAGGCCGCGATGGTCCCCGGGCTGGAGGTTCACGGCATCTCCACGCTTGCCGAAGGCGTTGGCATCGTCAACGGCCTCATCGATCCCTCGCCCATTGGCGCCCTCGACGTCGCGGGGCTTCTCGACACCGCGCCCGCGCTCGTGGACTTTGCGGATGTTCGCGGGCAGGAGGGCGTGAAACGCGCCATGGTCGTCGCCGCCGCGGGCGGGCACAACATCCTGATGCTCGGGCCCGCGGGCACGGGCAAGACGATGATGGCCAAGGCTCTCCCGGGCATCTTGCCGCCGCTCACCGTCGAGGAAGCACTCGAGGTCACGCGGATCTATTCCGCTGCTGGTCTCCTTCCCGAGGGCCAGGGACTCGTCACCCGCCGCCCCGTCCGCAGCCCGCACCACACCGCGTCCTCCCCGGCGATCGTCGGCGGCGGGATGATCCCACGCCCCGGCGAGATCTCCCTCGCGCACCACGGCATCCTCTTCCTCGACGAACTTCCAGAGTTCCCGCGAATCGTCCTCGAAACCCTCCGCCAACCGCTCGAGGACCACGTCGTCACCATCGCCCGCGCCCACGGAGCCGTGAAGTTCCCCGCGAGTTTCATGCTCGTGGCGGCGATGAATCCCACGCCCAAGGGCGACGTCGCGCCGGGCGAGGTCGGTCGCCGCGCCATGGAGCAATATCTGTCACGCTTGAGCGGACCCCTGCTCGATCGCATCGACATCCACGTCGAGGCCCCGGCCGTCCCCTGGAAGAAACTCGCCGAATCGCCGCGGGGCACGAGCACGCAGACGATGCGAGCCCAGGTCCTTGCCGCCCGCGAGCGCCAGCACGCTCGCCAGGGAAACACGCCCAACGCCCGGCTCACCGGCAACCAACTCGACGTCCACGCCCGCATGAACGACGACGCCAAGACGCTCCTCGGACAGGCGATGAACGAACTGGGGCTCTCGGCCCGTGCCTACGACAAAATCCGGCGCGTCTCGCGCACCATCGCGGATCTCGAGGGCGCCGAGGGCGTGCTCCTGCCCCACGTCGCCGAGGCCGTGCAGTATCGACTCCTCGACCGACGTGTGTAG